ccttggacgcagcccaggacacaattggctttctgggctgcgaGCGCACATCGCCGGCTCATGTCcggcctctcctccagcccaagggcttctcggcagggctgctctgcccctcttcatcccccagcctgcactgatacaggggctgccctgagccacGGCCAGCAGCTTGCACTGGCTCTTGGTAAACCATCAGCAGATtgccatgggcccacttctccagCTGGTCCAGggccctctggatggcatcagCTGTGTCAAACACAcccctcagcttggtgtcagctgcaaatttgctgagggcgcactccagcccttcctctggaTCATTAGTGAAGACATTAAAGAACACTGGGCCCAGtccagacccctgagggacaccactcggCACTGATGGCCCTCAGCACTCTGAGCCATTGATCACCACCTCTGCATGGCACTGTTCACCCAatttcttatccatctaacagtccacacatccaatccatctctctccactttggagagaaggatgttttGTCAAAGGCTTCCCAGAATGACAGGGAGATGACATGGGTAGCCCTTGTCCACTGAGGCAGTCACTCCATCTTAGAAGGCCACCAGGTCGGTCAAGCAGCACTTGCCCTTGGcgaagctgtgctggtgcttccaatcacctccctgtcatcCACGTGCCTTGACAGAGCTTCTAGAAGGATCTTTTCCatcacctccccaggcacagagggcaggctgacaggttggcagttcccagggccctcCTTTCTACCCCTTTCAAAGATGGGCACAGTGGggttccctttttcccctcacctgggACTTCCCCTGACTGCCACGACTTTTCAAACATCAAGGAGAGTGTCTTGGCAACTCCATCAGACCCTGGTGGCCAATGGAGGGCAATAATGCTGGCCAGATGGAGAAGATGGATtcccaaggaaaatgcaggaagaaaaaggagtctcTTATTACCTCTCCAAACAAGCatggacttacctttccagtttcttggcaaggcatcttctggttttcacttcCTCCACATACAGCTCTTTGTACATTTCCATCCCTCCCTGAGTTGCTTCTTTACGAGAAGCACTCtcttgttgggtgtttttgaCCCTCTCCAATTCACTTTCCAGATCTCTAATCCCTTCTTCCAACTGGATTCTCATGGATTCACAATGAATGTGTCCAGTTTGTCCTAGTGGAgcctggtgggctgcctgtgcctgaaggagacagtgcaccttcaaccaccacaagaaaaagagagctctgcccagcacaaaattgcacacacccactttcaagggcccagccttactcagagaggcggctctgcctcctcactcccagcagcaatcaAGGCACAACCCAGGAGCTACCAgggcaaacaattctttgcagtgggaaagaagcccaaatgagcACTCTGCTTCAAAGCTACTAATGAAGagcctgtggacactggggagaaattcacttaccTGCAAAACGGGGCTGACCTCTTGTAGCTTTGGACTTCTTTCCTGGTCAGCTCCTTCTGCCACCTCTCCTGTACACTGTTCTCTTTGGCTGCCATCCAGCACCAAAGCCTCCAGATGATGGTGGAGTTTTGTcacctcttcttgcagctgagatttgctcttctccagttgTTCACACTTCCCAAGCAGAGtggacagctcttcttgcaaagcctgGTTTGGGGCCTCGAGCTGCATGCCTGTTCCaggctccatgtccagctgctgggaaagttcaccaccctggacacagaaaaaaaaaagaaaaggaaactcagCGTGatctaaaggcagtgaattctgggaaaacctcTCAAGGGGGTGGCCATGGCAACTGTATTTATCATCTACTGGAAACGAGCCTAGGAAACACCTGAAAGATTCCcccacagaaagaagaaactttacaCCTACTTAAGAATTTGGGAGACACTTCTGGCAGCAATACTTCTGGGTCCCTTGGAGCTCATGATGAAACTCCTCATTTAGAATCTAAGAATTCCTCCAGTGTCCAGCACACCAAATACCCTCAGGGCTTTTGtagcagctggggaaaggaccaggctgctttctgagcagcctctgctgaggagaaggcagaaactgagTTCCCCAGGCCCtccaggaaaacttcatctgACAATTGCCCCACAGAAATAGGCAACTAGGCTCAAGAGTcacaaaagggaaaatttaggaccagcttactgaggcagaggcttGCAGGGCTCTCGGAAGGGCTTCAACGCTCTCGCTTGGCTGCTGGACAGTGGCTTCCAATCTGCTGTTCTCACTTGCAAagcttaagaagaaatacagctcttattaccagaaaatccaatgccagacaaactgtgctaaggaacagaagccacagcagaagtgtcCTTCAAAATCCCACTGACTCTCCCCCTGTTTCCACCCAATCCCCCAAAGCCACAGACCCCTCGCTTCACTGGGTTACTCTCTTACTGTTGCGCGTCTTCTTCCAGGAGGTCCTGCAGTTCCTGGGAGGAAGTTATTGCCTCTCCTTTCTTGGCATCCAAGGCACTCTTCAAGTCAGGAACACAATGCTCAGACTGAAGatgctttccttcctcctcctgcagctgtaaaaccacgggaagaatccacagttgtcaggggagcttttccagagaggagccagctgctgctgaagaactcaggtgctgcatgtctgtgtgcatccCCTCTGCCCAAAGAACTGCAATCCATTCAAGTCCCTTCAAAGCTTCACTTCTACTCCCCAATGAACACACTGAACACTGGTTTGTCCGTTTTCATGATGGAGAGGAAGCAACAGGCACCcccaggtttctccctgtggggacaggctttCCATACCTCCGTGTCAGCcctgtccagctcctcctgcaagcgcagattatcttcctccaggtgagcctcGTGGCTTCCAGGAACCACAAGAGCACTCCTAAAGCATGCAAAATTTCATCAGAAACATGTCTGATCCTGCACCATTTTTCCCCTGTTTGCTCCCAAAACagctcttcccccctttcctacaagctccgggaaagcaaagccaagtccaTGGAAGCACTGGAGAATTTCTCTTCCAAGGGGCCTCCCTAAAGCAGCCTCAACTACCAGCTCAGGCCGTGCTGTTCAGggctccttgcactgctcttcaAAGTCCCCCCGATGCGGCTGCACAAACTCCCAGGGCAAGCCCTTTGACCCCCTGACCATCTCCATGGCAGgaagttttctccttctgtgctcggagcccctcgtgtcccctgggacagtgttgcttctctttcccccaacgcttcccttcagagcactgAACGCCCCAACTCTGCCGTGCCTCAAACccccctggcctgcagagcagccacgcTGCTGAGCTACTGGCAAGTTTCCCcggggctctggctctgggtgGGGGGAGGGCACCACAGACAAGGCTTTCTTGCAGACCTCAGCGGGCAAAGGACGAGAGCCCCTGAGGTACGAGAGCAGCCAAGGGCAGACCTGCATTTACCAGTCCCACGGGGAACTGCTTCCACGGGgctgctccttctttttcccagctcattgCCACGCCCCTCGTCTGGGTCCCACTTGCAGACTACCCAGAACACCCGGGGGCTGTTTTGACAAAGCCCTCACCTTTCCCCCTGGGCTTGAGCAGGCCTGTCAGCTGCTTTGTTCACAAGGCACTCCAGAATCTCCTCGTGCTGTTGCAAGGCTGCAAGTTTCAAGGGGGTAAATCCccactaaaaggagaaagaatccccattagaaagacacagacaagctctgcagctgttggaaagagcagctttagccaCGTGCCAAGGTTACCTGGTTCTGAGCATCACTGTTGGCATGATGCTCCAGTAACAGCCCTgctacagctgtgtttttagaGAGGACAGCCAGGTGAAGGGCAGTGTTGCCGTCAGCGTCTGCCAGATTGGGGTCGGCACCGtgttccagcagaacagcaacacaTTCTTCCTGCTCCCGCTGGACTGCCTGGCAACAACACACCAAAAGGGAAAGACTTCCAACTTTTCCATCCCCCTCTCTCACAACTCCCTCAGCCCCTGAGTGCTGCCATAGAAGACCATCTTCAAAGATCAGCTAACAGaggctgtgccctgcccattgcaATAGGTGTGTTTTtatggccctgccctgcaaggaatcctgccagacacctcccctttaacaccccagcactgagccccacCTCCAAGCTCAGAAGGCATTCCACACACCTTCATCAGGGCTGTTCTCTTGAAGTTGTCAGCGAGGTTGGgctggctgttctttcttagcAGATATCTGACGACATCTGCATGGCCATTGGCTGAAGCCAGATGTAGAggtgtcctaaaaattaaacagacacTCTTAACCCAGACAGACAAAGGACGAGCCCAAGCTGTGTCTctacccagcaccctggggactCTGCCCggactctgctcctcctgctgctcctgctgctgctgctgcaaccctgccctgatgagccagagggcagaagagaacaggtgagggctgagcagctgcagaacagccctgcagagagaccacGGCCAAGGGGCAGGTGGGCAACTCGCGTTTGCAACAGCGCTGGAGCCCGGCCGGCAGCTCCGAGCAGTGAAAAGCTCAAGagttccctgtcccagctgacagggcaaatgtcacttttcaagCCTTGTCCCTAAGAGAGGGCTGCCGAGGACTACTGCAGCTTGGGtcaggagcagccaaggtgtGCCATCAGCGTGGCCCAGAACTCACCGCATCTCCTGGTCTGGCCTGTCGATGCCGACTACCTTGACGTACCAGCGCCAgcgcctcagccagcccaggtcaccgcgggcggccgcgcggtgcagcctgcccagcccctgctcccggagctgggaggcgctgctggagctggtggcagcccagggctgcccactggggctgctggagggcgaCTGCCGTCGCTCCTTGCTCAGAAGCCACGGCATGGCCCTGcttggagctcccagcagcaggaagggcaagaaggcCCCGGCGGGCTGCCGGGAGCCAAGTGGGGATGAGGAATGGGACGGGGCGAGGTTTAGGgggagggtgacaaaggggacGAGAATAAGGACGGGCACAGGGTATGAAGCACAAGGCAGACGAGGTCGCCCTGCGCAGTGGTCGtggcctgcagctgccaagaCGGCGATGCAGGCGCGCAATGCTCCCCGagcgggatgtgctgctgctccccgagaggctacagcagctctgggcgcCGGCTGCGGGCACCAACAAAGCCGTGCCCGACTGGCGCCTGTGGCGTCACAATGGCTGGTGGAAGGCTCAGCACGTCAGCGTGGGGTGTGACAGAGGCCACGGGGCAGGGTGGGGCCGGGCgggacagggcagggcggggcagGTGTGAGGGCGGCCCTGCTGGGCCTTGTGGGAAGGAGGCGGCCTGGGCCTTGTGAGggcggccggcgggagtggGCACTGCCCCGCCTCAGGgcgccccggggcagggcccgggACGCTCCCACCGGGCCGGAGGCTGCGGTaggcgctggagcagctcccgcaTCACCCGCtctggctttttgcttcagcctggagcCGGGCTGCCTCTGGACACACTGCCATCAAATGAGGCTCAGGACGAAGTg
This Pseudopipra pipra isolate bDixPip1 chromosome W, bDixPip1.hap1, whole genome shotgun sequence DNA region includes the following protein-coding sequences:
- the LOC135404837 gene encoding ankyrin repeat domain-containing protein 7-like, which codes for MPWLLSKERRQSPSSSPSGQPWAATSSSSASQLREQGLGRLHRAAARGDLGWLRRWRWYVKVVGIDRPDQEMRTPLHLASANGHADVVRYLLRKNSQPNLADNFKRTALMKAVQREQEECVAVLLEHGADPNLADADGNTALHLAVLSKNTAVAGLLLEHHANSDAQNQWGFTPLKLAALQQHEEILECLVNKAADRPAQAQGER